One segment of Panicum virgatum strain AP13 chromosome 1K, P.virgatum_v5, whole genome shotgun sequence DNA contains the following:
- the LOC120640213 gene encoding KH domain-containing protein At5g56140-like encodes MSSGRYMAYSPSPSTTPHSPRIGGLRSPSAAVAEQEKYLAELLAERHKLGPFIPVIPHSVRLLNQEILRVSTLLENASLLNQSGLEHGSPLTTGGLYSNGAATDMNGWTSAFQSESSPAYSWFGGSQGSSSGLIVKKTMKVDIPVDKYPTYNFVGRILGPRGNSLKRVEANTDCRVLIRGRGSIKDPAREEMMRGKPGYEHLNEPLHILVEAELPVEIIDARLMQAREILEDLLKPVDESQDFFKKQQLRELAMLNGTLREEGMPRSGSASPFHNSLGMKRAKTRG; translated from the exons ATGTCGTCGGGGCGGTACATGGCCTACTCGCCCTCGCCGTCCACCACCCCGCACTCCCCACGCATCGGCGGACTCCggtctccctccgccgccgtcgccgagcagGAGAA GTACCTTGCCGAACTGCTCGCGGAGAGGCACAAGCTTGGCCCCTTCATCCCAGTGATCCCGCATAGTGTACGGCTGCTAAATCAAG AAATTTTACGTGTTTCCACACTATTGGAGAATGCGTCCCTTTTAAATCAAAGTGGCCTTGAACATGGTAGTCCACTAACAACGGGAGGATTATATTCAAATGGAGCAGCTACTGACATGAACGGGTGGACATCAGCGTTTCAATCAGAA AGTTCACCAGCTTATAGCTGGTTTGGAGGTTCCCAAGGCAGCTCCTCTGGACTGATTGTCAAGAAAACAATGAAGGTCGATATACCTGTAGACAAATATCCAACA TACAATTTCGTTGGTCGCATCCTTGGCCCTAGAGGAAATTCCTTGAAGCGAGTGGAGGCAAATACAGACTGCCGCGTGCTAATAAGGGGCCGGGGCAGCATTAAAGATCCAGCTCGG gaggAAATGATGCGAGGGAAGCCAGGATATGAACATCTGAATGAACCCCTTCATATATTGGTTGAGGCAGAGCTGCCTGTGGAAATTATTGATGCACGCCTGATGCAAGCCCGTGAGATCCTTGAAGATCTGCTGAAGCCTGTG GATGAATCCCAGGACTTCTTCAAGAAGCAGCAGCTGCGGGAGCTTGCGATGCTCAATGGCACCCTCCGCGAAGAAGGAATGCCGAGGTCCGGTTCGGCTTCCCCTTTCCACAACAGTCTTGGAATGAAGAGAGCCAAGACGAGGGGGTAA